Proteins encoded in a region of the Globicephala melas chromosome 1, mGloMel1.2, whole genome shotgun sequence genome:
- the MAP7D1 gene encoding MAP7 domain-containing protein 1 isoform X2 encodes MESGSRSEPGAGAAPDVAARTPPEPRPSPEGDPSPPPPPPPMSALVPDTPPDTPPAMKNTTGPKQLPLEPESPPELVGPRPAPKQEESPFSEVKIRGPTPPATGPRDARPPRRSSQPSPTAGSAADSPPAKQDAKKAGERHKLAKERREERAKYLAAKKAVWLEKEEKAKVLREKQLQERRRRLEEQRLKAEQRRAALEERQRQKLEKNKERYEAAIQRSVKKTWAEIRQQRWSWAGALHHSSPGRKPSGSRCSVSAVNLPKHVDSIINKRLSKSSATLWNSPSRNRSLQLSPWESSIVDRLMTPTLSFLARSRSAVTLPRNGRDQGRGHGPGRAPSRGGTGASLVSRPRPDRAHPSAAVPVCPRSASASPLTPCSAPRSGHRCAPAGERRKASAGGSPAPARLRPEASLVQKKEKKDKERENEKEKSALARERSLKKRQSLPASPRARLSTGNAEFSPKSKARPSSPSTSWHRPASPCLSPGPGHALPPKPPSPRGTTASPKGRVRRKDEAKETLSVAGPEDKNQSKGKALDEKEPAAPASPAPSPVPSPTPAQPQEEQPTEIPADTAVLTSPPAPAPLVTPGKPMAGTTDREEATRLLAEKRRQAREQREREEQERRLQAERDKRMREEQLAREAEARAEREAEARRREEQEAREKAQAEQEELERLQKQKEEAEARSREEAERQRLEREKHFQREEQERQERKKRLEEIMKRTRKSEAAETKKQDRKEAKANNSSPGIDPVKAMEARSSGLQKEAVQKEELAPQEPQWSLPNKESPGSLVNGLQPLPAHQENGFSPKGSSGDKSLGRTPEALLPFAEAEAFLKKAVVQAPQVTEVL; translated from the exons ATGGAGAGCGGCTCACGTTCGGAGCCCGGTGCCGGCGCAGCCCCAG ATGTGGCAGCCAGGACCCCTCCAGAGCCAAGACCTTCTCCAGAAGGTGACCCCTCCCCGCCGCCGCCACCACCACCGATGTCAGCCCTGGTGCCCGACACTCCCCCGGACACCCCTCCCGCCATGAAGAACACCACTGGCCCTAAGCAGCTCCCACTGGAACCAGAAAGCCCCCCAGAGCTGGTAGGGCCTAGGCCAGCCCCGAAGCAGGAAGAGTCCCCTTTCTCAGAAGTGAAGATCAGGGGACCCACCCCACCAGCCACAGGCCCACGGGATGCCAGGCCTCCTCGAAGGAGCAGCCAGCCATCCCCAACAGCAGGGTCAGCGGCCGACAGCCCTCCTGCGAAGCAAG ATGCAAAGAAGGCAGGAGAGAGACACAAGCTGGCGAAGGAGCGGAGGGAAGAGCGGGCCAAGTACCTGG CGGCCAAGAAGGCGGTGTggctggagaaggaggagaaggccaAGGTGCTGCGGGAGAAGCAGCTCCAGGAGCGCCGGCGGCGGCTGGAGGAGCAGCGGCTCAAAGCCGAGCAGCGCCGAGCAGCCCTGGAGGAGCGGCAGCGGCAGAAACTGGAGAAGAACAAG GAGCGATATGAAGCAGCCATCCAGCGGTCAGTGAAGAAGACGTGGGCTGAAATCCGGCAGCAGCGCTGGTCCTGGGCAGGGGCCCTGCACCACAGCTCCCCAGGACGGAAGCCCA GTGGGAGCAGGTGCTCCGTGTCGGCAGTAAACCTGCCCAAACACGTGGACTCTATAATCAACAAGCGGCTCTCAAAGTCCTCTGCCACGCTCTGGAACTCCCCCAGTAGAA ATCGCAGCCTGCAGCTGAGCCCATGGGAGAGCAGCATTGTGGACCGTCTGATGACGcccaccctctccttcctggCACGGAGTCGCAGTGCAGTCACCCTGCCCCGAAACGGCCGGGACCAGGGTAGGGGCCACGGTCCTGGGAGAGCCCCCTCGAGAGGCGGGACAGGGGCCAGCCTCGTGAGTAGGCCACGCCCCGACCGCGCTCATCCCTCCGCAGCCGTGCCCGTGTGCCCTCGCTCGGCCTCCGCCAGCCCCCTGACGCCGTGCAGCGCCCCCCGAAGCGGGCACCGCTGCGCCCCCGCCGGGGAGCGCCGCAAGGCCAGCGCCGGGGGCAGCCCTGCCCCGGCACGCCTCCGGCCCGAGGCTTCGCTG GtgcagaaaaaggagaagaaggacaAGGAGCGGGAAAACGAGAAGGAGAAgagtgccctggcccgggagcgCAGCCTCAAGAAGCGCCAGTCGCTGCCGGCCTCTCCGCGCGCGCGCCTCTCCACTGGCAACGCGGAGTTCAG tcccAAATCCAAGGCCCGGCCATCCTCTCCCTCCACATCCTGGCACAGGCCTgcctctccctgcctcagcccaGGGCCAGGTCATGCTCTGCCCCCAAAACCACCGTCCCCCCGAGGTACCACTGCATCACCCAAGGGGCGGGTTCGGAGGAAGGATGAGGCAAAGGAGACCCTCAGTGTGGCGGGGCCTGAGGACAAGAACCAGAGCAAGGGCAAGGCACTTGACGAGAAGGAGCCTGCAGCCCCAGCCTCACCCGCACCCTCGCCTGTGccctcacccaccccagcccagccccaggaggAGCAGCCCACAGAGATCCCTGCAG ATACAGCAGTCTTgacctcacccccagcccctgctcccctGGTGACCCCTGGCAAACCGATGGCTGGCACGACGGACCGAGAAGAGGCCACTAGGCTCCTGGCTGAGAAGCGGCGCCAGGCCCGGGAGCAGCGGGAGCGCGAGGAACAGGAGCGGAGGCTGCAGGCAGAAAGGGACAA GCGAATGCGAGAGGAGCAGCTGGCTCGGGAGGCCGAGGCCCGGGCAGAGCGGGAGGCGGAGGCCAGGAGGCGGGAGGAGCAGGAGGCCCGGGAGAAGGCTCAGGCGGAGCAGGAGGAACTGGAGCGGCTGCAGAAGCAG AAAGAGGAGGCCGAAGCTCGATCCCGAGAAGAAGCGGAGCGGCAGCGTCTGGAGCGAGAAAAGCACTTCCAGCGCGAAGAGCAGGAGCGGCAGGAGCGCAAAAAG CGCCTGGAGGAAATCATGAAGAGGACTCGGAAGTCAGAAGCTGCTGAAACCAAG AAGCAGGACAGAAAGGAGGCAAAGGCCAACAATTCCAGCCCAG GGATAGACCCTGTGAAAGCCATGGAGGCTCGGTCTTCTGGGCTGCAGAAGGAGGCTGTGCAGAAAGAGGAGCTGGCCCCCCAGGAGCCTCAGTGGAG CCTGCCAAACAAGGAGTCGCCGGGGTCCCTGGTGAATGGCCTGCAGCCTCTCCCAGCGCACCAGGAGAATGGCTTCTCCCCTAAGGGATCCTCTGGGGACAAGAGTCTGGGCCGAACTCCAGAGGCACTCCTGCCCTTCGCAGAGGCAGAAGCCTTCCTCAAGAAAGCTGTGGTGCAGGCCCCGCAGGTCACAG AAGTCCTTTAA
- the MAP7D1 gene encoding MAP7 domain-containing protein 1 isoform X4, with translation MESGSRSEPGAGAAPDVAARTPPEPRPSPEGDPSPPPPPPPMSALVPDTPPDTPPAMKNTTGPKQLPLEPESPPELVGPRPAPKQEESPFSEVKIRGPTPPATGPRDARPPRRSSQPSPTAGSAADSPPAKQDAKKAGERHKLAKERREERAKYLAAKKAVWLEKEEKAKVLREKQLQERRRRLEEQRLKAEQRRAALEERQRQKLEKNKERYEAAIQRSVKKTWAEIRQQRWSWAGALHHSSPGRKPSGSRCSVSAVNLPKHVDSIINKRLSKSSATLWNSPSRNRSLQLSPWESSIVDRLMTPTLSFLARSRSAVTLPRNGRDQAVPVCPRSASASPLTPCSAPRSGHRCAPAGERRKASAGGSPAPARLRPEASLVQKKEKKDKERENEKEKSALARERSLKKRQSLPASPRARLSTGNAEFSPKSKARPSSPSTSWHRPASPCLSPGPGHALPPKPPSPRGTTASPKGRVRRKDEAKETLSVAGPEDKNQSKGKALDEKEPAAPASPAPSPVPSPTPAQPQEEQPTEIPADTAVLTSPPAPAPLVTPGKPMAGTTDREEATRLLAEKRRQAREQREREEQERRLQAERDKRMREEQLAREAEARAEREAEARRREEQEAREKAQAEQEELERLQKQKEEAEARSREEAERQRLEREKHFQREEQERQERKKRLEEIMKRTRKSEAAETKQKQDRKEAKANNSSPGIDPVKAMEARSSGLQKEAVQKEELAPQEPQWSLPNKESPGSLVNGLQPLPAHQENGFSPKGSSGDKSLGRTPEALLPFAEAEAFLKKAVVQAPQVTEVL, from the exons ATGGAGAGCGGCTCACGTTCGGAGCCCGGTGCCGGCGCAGCCCCAG ATGTGGCAGCCAGGACCCCTCCAGAGCCAAGACCTTCTCCAGAAGGTGACCCCTCCCCGCCGCCGCCACCACCACCGATGTCAGCCCTGGTGCCCGACACTCCCCCGGACACCCCTCCCGCCATGAAGAACACCACTGGCCCTAAGCAGCTCCCACTGGAACCAGAAAGCCCCCCAGAGCTGGTAGGGCCTAGGCCAGCCCCGAAGCAGGAAGAGTCCCCTTTCTCAGAAGTGAAGATCAGGGGACCCACCCCACCAGCCACAGGCCCACGGGATGCCAGGCCTCCTCGAAGGAGCAGCCAGCCATCCCCAACAGCAGGGTCAGCGGCCGACAGCCCTCCTGCGAAGCAAG ATGCAAAGAAGGCAGGAGAGAGACACAAGCTGGCGAAGGAGCGGAGGGAAGAGCGGGCCAAGTACCTGG CGGCCAAGAAGGCGGTGTggctggagaaggaggagaaggccaAGGTGCTGCGGGAGAAGCAGCTCCAGGAGCGCCGGCGGCGGCTGGAGGAGCAGCGGCTCAAAGCCGAGCAGCGCCGAGCAGCCCTGGAGGAGCGGCAGCGGCAGAAACTGGAGAAGAACAAG GAGCGATATGAAGCAGCCATCCAGCGGTCAGTGAAGAAGACGTGGGCTGAAATCCGGCAGCAGCGCTGGTCCTGGGCAGGGGCCCTGCACCACAGCTCCCCAGGACGGAAGCCCA GTGGGAGCAGGTGCTCCGTGTCGGCAGTAAACCTGCCCAAACACGTGGACTCTATAATCAACAAGCGGCTCTCAAAGTCCTCTGCCACGCTCTGGAACTCCCCCAGTAGAA ATCGCAGCCTGCAGCTGAGCCCATGGGAGAGCAGCATTGTGGACCGTCTGATGACGcccaccctctccttcctggCACGGAGTCGCAGTGCAGTCACCCTGCCCCGAAACGGCCGGGACCAGG CCGTGCCCGTGTGCCCTCGCTCGGCCTCCGCCAGCCCCCTGACGCCGTGCAGCGCCCCCCGAAGCGGGCACCGCTGCGCCCCCGCCGGGGAGCGCCGCAAGGCCAGCGCCGGGGGCAGCCCTGCCCCGGCACGCCTCCGGCCCGAGGCTTCGCTG GtgcagaaaaaggagaagaaggacaAGGAGCGGGAAAACGAGAAGGAGAAgagtgccctggcccgggagcgCAGCCTCAAGAAGCGCCAGTCGCTGCCGGCCTCTCCGCGCGCGCGCCTCTCCACTGGCAACGCGGAGTTCAG tcccAAATCCAAGGCCCGGCCATCCTCTCCCTCCACATCCTGGCACAGGCCTgcctctccctgcctcagcccaGGGCCAGGTCATGCTCTGCCCCCAAAACCACCGTCCCCCCGAGGTACCACTGCATCACCCAAGGGGCGGGTTCGGAGGAAGGATGAGGCAAAGGAGACCCTCAGTGTGGCGGGGCCTGAGGACAAGAACCAGAGCAAGGGCAAGGCACTTGACGAGAAGGAGCCTGCAGCCCCAGCCTCACCCGCACCCTCGCCTGTGccctcacccaccccagcccagccccaggaggAGCAGCCCACAGAGATCCCTGCAG ATACAGCAGTCTTgacctcacccccagcccctgctcccctGGTGACCCCTGGCAAACCGATGGCTGGCACGACGGACCGAGAAGAGGCCACTAGGCTCCTGGCTGAGAAGCGGCGCCAGGCCCGGGAGCAGCGGGAGCGCGAGGAACAGGAGCGGAGGCTGCAGGCAGAAAGGGACAA GCGAATGCGAGAGGAGCAGCTGGCTCGGGAGGCCGAGGCCCGGGCAGAGCGGGAGGCGGAGGCCAGGAGGCGGGAGGAGCAGGAGGCCCGGGAGAAGGCTCAGGCGGAGCAGGAGGAACTGGAGCGGCTGCAGAAGCAG AAAGAGGAGGCCGAAGCTCGATCCCGAGAAGAAGCGGAGCGGCAGCGTCTGGAGCGAGAAAAGCACTTCCAGCGCGAAGAGCAGGAGCGGCAGGAGCGCAAAAAG CGCCTGGAGGAAATCATGAAGAGGACTCGGAAGTCAGAAGCTGCTGAAACCAAG CAGAAGCAGGACAGAAAGGAGGCAAAGGCCAACAATTCCAGCCCAG GGATAGACCCTGTGAAAGCCATGGAGGCTCGGTCTTCTGGGCTGCAGAAGGAGGCTGTGCAGAAAGAGGAGCTGGCCCCCCAGGAGCCTCAGTGGAG CCTGCCAAACAAGGAGTCGCCGGGGTCCCTGGTGAATGGCCTGCAGCCTCTCCCAGCGCACCAGGAGAATGGCTTCTCCCCTAAGGGATCCTCTGGGGACAAGAGTCTGGGCCGAACTCCAGAGGCACTCCTGCCCTTCGCAGAGGCAGAAGCCTTCCTCAAGAAAGCTGTGGTGCAGGCCCCGCAGGTCACAG AAGTCCTTTAA
- the MAP7D1 gene encoding MAP7 domain-containing protein 1 isoform X7, whose product MESGSRSEPGAGAAPDVAARTPPEPRPSPEGDPSPPPPPPPMSALVPDTPPDTPPAMKNTTGPKQLPLEPESPPELVGPRPAPKQEESPFSEVKIRGPTPPATGPRDARPPRRSSQPSPTAGSAADSPPAKQDAKKAGERHKLAKERREERAKYLAAKKAVWLEKEEKAKVLREKQLQERRRRLEEQRLKAEQRRAALEERQRQKLEKNKERYEAAIQRSVKKTWAEIRQQRWSWAGALHHSSPGRKPNRSLQLSPWESSIVDRLMTPTLSFLARSRSAVTLPRNGRDQAVPVCPRSASASPLTPCSAPRSGHRCAPAGERRKASAGGSPAPARLRPEASLVQKKEKKDKERENEKEKSALARERSLKKRQSLPASPRARLSTGNAEFSPKSKARPSSPSTSWHRPASPCLSPGPGHALPPKPPSPRGTTASPKGRVRRKDEAKETLSVAGPEDKNQSKGKALDEKEPAAPASPAPSPVPSPTPAQPQEEQPTEIPAGGQGEKRPKDTAVLTSPPAPAPLVTPGKPMAGTTDREEATRLLAEKRRQAREQREREEQERRLQAERDKRMREEQLAREAEARAEREAEARRREEQEAREKAQAEQEELERLQKQKEEAEARSREEAERQRLEREKHFQREEQERQERKKRLEEIMKRTRKSEAAETKQKQDRKEAKANNSSPGIDPVKAMEARSSGLQKEAVQKEELAPQEPQWSLPNKESPGSLVNGLQPLPAHQENGFSPKGSSGDKSLGRTPEALLPFAEAEAFLKKAVVQAPQVTEVL is encoded by the exons ATGGAGAGCGGCTCACGTTCGGAGCCCGGTGCCGGCGCAGCCCCAG ATGTGGCAGCCAGGACCCCTCCAGAGCCAAGACCTTCTCCAGAAGGTGACCCCTCCCCGCCGCCGCCACCACCACCGATGTCAGCCCTGGTGCCCGACACTCCCCCGGACACCCCTCCCGCCATGAAGAACACCACTGGCCCTAAGCAGCTCCCACTGGAACCAGAAAGCCCCCCAGAGCTGGTAGGGCCTAGGCCAGCCCCGAAGCAGGAAGAGTCCCCTTTCTCAGAAGTGAAGATCAGGGGACCCACCCCACCAGCCACAGGCCCACGGGATGCCAGGCCTCCTCGAAGGAGCAGCCAGCCATCCCCAACAGCAGGGTCAGCGGCCGACAGCCCTCCTGCGAAGCAAG ATGCAAAGAAGGCAGGAGAGAGACACAAGCTGGCGAAGGAGCGGAGGGAAGAGCGGGCCAAGTACCTGG CGGCCAAGAAGGCGGTGTggctggagaaggaggagaaggccaAGGTGCTGCGGGAGAAGCAGCTCCAGGAGCGCCGGCGGCGGCTGGAGGAGCAGCGGCTCAAAGCCGAGCAGCGCCGAGCAGCCCTGGAGGAGCGGCAGCGGCAGAAACTGGAGAAGAACAAG GAGCGATATGAAGCAGCCATCCAGCGGTCAGTGAAGAAGACGTGGGCTGAAATCCGGCAGCAGCGCTGGTCCTGGGCAGGGGCCCTGCACCACAGCTCCCCAGGACGGAAGCCCA ATCGCAGCCTGCAGCTGAGCCCATGGGAGAGCAGCATTGTGGACCGTCTGATGACGcccaccctctccttcctggCACGGAGTCGCAGTGCAGTCACCCTGCCCCGAAACGGCCGGGACCAGG CCGTGCCCGTGTGCCCTCGCTCGGCCTCCGCCAGCCCCCTGACGCCGTGCAGCGCCCCCCGAAGCGGGCACCGCTGCGCCCCCGCCGGGGAGCGCCGCAAGGCCAGCGCCGGGGGCAGCCCTGCCCCGGCACGCCTCCGGCCCGAGGCTTCGCTG GtgcagaaaaaggagaagaaggacaAGGAGCGGGAAAACGAGAAGGAGAAgagtgccctggcccgggagcgCAGCCTCAAGAAGCGCCAGTCGCTGCCGGCCTCTCCGCGCGCGCGCCTCTCCACTGGCAACGCGGAGTTCAG tcccAAATCCAAGGCCCGGCCATCCTCTCCCTCCACATCCTGGCACAGGCCTgcctctccctgcctcagcccaGGGCCAGGTCATGCTCTGCCCCCAAAACCACCGTCCCCCCGAGGTACCACTGCATCACCCAAGGGGCGGGTTCGGAGGAAGGATGAGGCAAAGGAGACCCTCAGTGTGGCGGGGCCTGAGGACAAGAACCAGAGCAAGGGCAAGGCACTTGACGAGAAGGAGCCTGCAGCCCCAGCCTCACCCGCACCCTCGCCTGTGccctcacccaccccagcccagccccaggaggAGCAGCCCACAGAGATCCCTGCAGGTGGGCAAGGAGAGAAGAGGCCAAAAG ATACAGCAGTCTTgacctcacccccagcccctgctcccctGGTGACCCCTGGCAAACCGATGGCTGGCACGACGGACCGAGAAGAGGCCACTAGGCTCCTGGCTGAGAAGCGGCGCCAGGCCCGGGAGCAGCGGGAGCGCGAGGAACAGGAGCGGAGGCTGCAGGCAGAAAGGGACAA GCGAATGCGAGAGGAGCAGCTGGCTCGGGAGGCCGAGGCCCGGGCAGAGCGGGAGGCGGAGGCCAGGAGGCGGGAGGAGCAGGAGGCCCGGGAGAAGGCTCAGGCGGAGCAGGAGGAACTGGAGCGGCTGCAGAAGCAG AAAGAGGAGGCCGAAGCTCGATCCCGAGAAGAAGCGGAGCGGCAGCGTCTGGAGCGAGAAAAGCACTTCCAGCGCGAAGAGCAGGAGCGGCAGGAGCGCAAAAAG CGCCTGGAGGAAATCATGAAGAGGACTCGGAAGTCAGAAGCTGCTGAAACCAAG CAGAAGCAGGACAGAAAGGAGGCAAAGGCCAACAATTCCAGCCCAG GGATAGACCCTGTGAAAGCCATGGAGGCTCGGTCTTCTGGGCTGCAGAAGGAGGCTGTGCAGAAAGAGGAGCTGGCCCCCCAGGAGCCTCAGTGGAG CCTGCCAAACAAGGAGTCGCCGGGGTCCCTGGTGAATGGCCTGCAGCCTCTCCCAGCGCACCAGGAGAATGGCTTCTCCCCTAAGGGATCCTCTGGGGACAAGAGTCTGGGCCGAACTCCAGAGGCACTCCTGCCCTTCGCAGAGGCAGAAGCCTTCCTCAAGAAAGCTGTGGTGCAGGCCCCGCAGGTCACAG AAGTCCTTTAA